From the genome of Biomphalaria glabrata chromosome 17, xgBioGlab47.1, whole genome shotgun sequence, one region includes:
- the LOC106068086 gene encoding MFS-type transporter SLC18B1-like isoform X1, with protein MANNVNEATPLLSSDLKNLEHHKNVSSSLECQISVIRETSPSHDKSTTELDNKAEDKFKLWALSHRKKMVVFSLVLSNFLVGCCFSLLAPFYPQEAEKKDVSNLVTGFIFSSFELTIFVSSPVFGNFMTRIGPRFMLIAGLLTAGSCAVLFGTLDRCPPGTPFIIISFACRCVEALGFSAFITSGFAIISSEFPKNVGTVFALLETADGIGLMVGPALGGALYELGGYGLGFYVLGGLTLATGGIMIFLLPETQDAHQERKGKVLTLLKSPFIWFSVFSIAVASLGIMFLDPTFSKHLKQFDLSPALIGLIFVITPGLYGLTSPFWGYISDTKNMNGRLIFLGNLMCGISYLLIGPSPYLPFIPEKLWVIIIGLVILGTFISLCMVPTLNCLLQGAVELGFENNLDTYGIISGLFNSAFCLGSFTGPMVGGVLIDYIGFNYGATAVSGIHFFAAIACCFFFISRHLKQHARLDISEDILPSSSIPQT; from the exons ATGGCAAACAATGTCAATGAAGCTACACCATTATTATCATCAG atttgaaaaacttagAACATCACAAAAATGTCTCTTCTTCACTAGAATGCCAAATTTCTGTGATAAGAGAGACCTCACCGTCCCATGATAAAAGTACAACTGAACTTGATAATAAGGCTGAGGACAAATTTAAATTATGGGCTTTGTCCCACAGAAAGAAAATGGTTGTTTTTTCCTTAGTGCTTTCCAATTTTTTGGTTGGATGCTGTTTCTCATTATTGGCACCTTTTTATCCACAAGAG GCAGAGAAGAAAGatgtttccaatttagtgacaGGTTTCATTTTTAGCAGTTTTGAGCTCACAATATTTGTCTCGTCCCCAGTTTTTGGAAACTTT ATGACTAGAATTGGTCCAAGATTCATGTTAATAGCCGGGCTTTTAACTGCTGGTTCCTGTGCAGTTTTATTTgg AACTCTAGATAGATGTCCTCCTGGCACACCTTTTATCATCATCTCCTTTGCTTGTCGATGTGTTGAAGCTCTTGGTTTTTCGGCCTTCATTACTTCAGGGTTTGCCATAATTTCCAGTGAGTTTCCAAAAAATGTTGGCACAGTATTT gcgTTGTTAGAAACTGCTGATGGCATTGGGCTAATGGTTGGACCTGCATTAGGGGGCGCTCTGTATGAG CTTGGTGGTTATGGTCTGGGATTTTATGTGCTTGGTGGattgacactggcaactggTGGCATTATGATATTTCTGCTACCTGAAACAcaag ATGCTCACCAGGAGAGgaaagggaaagttttgacCTTGTTGAAAAGTCCATTTATCTGGTTCTCAGTCTTCAGTATAGCTGTGGCTTCACTAGGAATAATGTTTCTAGATCCAACATTTTCCAAGCACTTGAAACAG tttgaTTTGTCACCAGCTTTAATTGGCCTAATATTTGTTATTACTCCAGGTCTATATGGATTGACTTCCCCTTTCTGGGGTTACATTAGCGATACAAAG AATATGAATGGTAGATTGATATTTTTAGGAAACCTGATGTGTGGGATCTCTTATCTTCTGATAGGTCCAAGTCCTTATTTGCCTTTTATACCTGA aaagcTTTGGGTTATCATAATAGGATTAGTCATTCTTGGTACCTTTATATCTCTGTGCATGGTTCCTACATTGAACTGTTTACTTCAAGGAGCAGT AGAACTAGGGTTTGAAAACAACTTGGATACATATGGCATCATTTCTGGTCTTTTTAATTCTGCTTTTTGTCTTGG GTCTTTTACTGGCCCTATGGTTGGTGGAGTACTCATTGATTACATAGGATTTAATTATGGAGCAACAGCTGTGAGTGGAATACATTTCTTTGCT gcGATTGCTTGTTGCTTTTTCTTCATAAGTCGTCACCTGAAACAACATGCAAGATTGGACATCTCAGAAGACATACTGCCAAGTTCTAGTATACCTCAGACATGA
- the LOC106068086 gene encoding MFS-type transporter SLC18B1-like isoform X2, with translation MVVFSLVLSNFLVGCCFSLLAPFYPQEAEKKDVSNLVTGFIFSSFELTIFVSSPVFGNFMTRIGPRFMLIAGLLTAGSCAVLFGTLDRCPPGTPFIIISFACRCVEALGFSAFITSGFAIISSEFPKNVGTVFALLETADGIGLMVGPALGGALYELGGYGLGFYVLGGLTLATGGIMIFLLPETQDAHQERKGKVLTLLKSPFIWFSVFSIAVASLGIMFLDPTFSKHLKQFDLSPALIGLIFVITPGLYGLTSPFWGYISDTKNMNGRLIFLGNLMCGISYLLIGPSPYLPFIPEKLWVIIIGLVILGTFISLCMVPTLNCLLQGAVELGFENNLDTYGIISGLFNSAFCLGSFTGPMVGGVLIDYIGFNYGATAVSGIHFFAAIACCFFFISRHLKQHARLDISEDILPSSSIPQT, from the exons ATGGTTGTTTTTTCCTTAGTGCTTTCCAATTTTTTGGTTGGATGCTGTTTCTCATTATTGGCACCTTTTTATCCACAAGAG GCAGAGAAGAAAGatgtttccaatttagtgacaGGTTTCATTTTTAGCAGTTTTGAGCTCACAATATTTGTCTCGTCCCCAGTTTTTGGAAACTTT ATGACTAGAATTGGTCCAAGATTCATGTTAATAGCCGGGCTTTTAACTGCTGGTTCCTGTGCAGTTTTATTTgg AACTCTAGATAGATGTCCTCCTGGCACACCTTTTATCATCATCTCCTTTGCTTGTCGATGTGTTGAAGCTCTTGGTTTTTCGGCCTTCATTACTTCAGGGTTTGCCATAATTTCCAGTGAGTTTCCAAAAAATGTTGGCACAGTATTT gcgTTGTTAGAAACTGCTGATGGCATTGGGCTAATGGTTGGACCTGCATTAGGGGGCGCTCTGTATGAG CTTGGTGGTTATGGTCTGGGATTTTATGTGCTTGGTGGattgacactggcaactggTGGCATTATGATATTTCTGCTACCTGAAACAcaag ATGCTCACCAGGAGAGgaaagggaaagttttgacCTTGTTGAAAAGTCCATTTATCTGGTTCTCAGTCTTCAGTATAGCTGTGGCTTCACTAGGAATAATGTTTCTAGATCCAACATTTTCCAAGCACTTGAAACAG tttgaTTTGTCACCAGCTTTAATTGGCCTAATATTTGTTATTACTCCAGGTCTATATGGATTGACTTCCCCTTTCTGGGGTTACATTAGCGATACAAAG AATATGAATGGTAGATTGATATTTTTAGGAAACCTGATGTGTGGGATCTCTTATCTTCTGATAGGTCCAAGTCCTTATTTGCCTTTTATACCTGA aaagcTTTGGGTTATCATAATAGGATTAGTCATTCTTGGTACCTTTATATCTCTGTGCATGGTTCCTACATTGAACTGTTTACTTCAAGGAGCAGT AGAACTAGGGTTTGAAAACAACTTGGATACATATGGCATCATTTCTGGTCTTTTTAATTCTGCTTTTTGTCTTGG GTCTTTTACTGGCCCTATGGTTGGTGGAGTACTCATTGATTACATAGGATTTAATTATGGAGCAACAGCTGTGAGTGGAATACATTTCTTTGCT gcGATTGCTTGTTGCTTTTTCTTCATAAGTCGTCACCTGAAACAACATGCAAGATTGGACATCTCAGAAGACATACTGCCAAGTTCTAGTATACCTCAGACATGA
- the LOC106068087 gene encoding MFS-type transporter SLC18B1-like: MTETDESSPLIKSDSGTTKTNGTDAIQNDIVDSPLAIVPLGATAVKNKTEEKEKFAFRRLTRRNKLVIVLLSMANFFTGCGYSLLAPFFPQEAEYKGVSTTVTGLIFSLFQLVIFISSPIYGNFLTRIGPKFLFVSGILVGGSCSILFGILDKSPSGLPFIIICFACRSVEALGLSALITSSLAIISNEFPKHVATVFGFLETSNGIGLMAGPAIGGFLYEAGGYGLPFFVIGGAVLATGMLMFFILPVPHDGNFERKGSLLKLLMSPIVWFSSIGILASSIAIVYLDPIFANYLEKFNLSTSTIGLIFVIAPGLYGLTSPLWGYISDRTGYNPPMIILGNLMCGIAFLLIGPAPFLSFLPVKLWVIIIGLVITGTFFGATVVPSMKCLLIGALEVGFEDNLDTYGVVSGLFVSVFSIGSFISPMMAGVLVDEIGFRNGAVVVSGINFCVMILSSIFFTLRWYRRPSLADDVYVRYDSIVPQAMTDERVEISFSAEFSKTKDSHP; encoded by the exons ATGACAGAGACAGATGAATCTTCACCTCTCATAAAGTCTGATTCTGGGACTACCAAAACAAATGGCACAG ATGCCATACAAAACGATATTGTTGATTCACCATTGGCTATTGTACCACTGGGTGCTACTGCAgtcaaaaataaaacagaagaaaaagaaaagtttgctTTTCGACGCTTGACCAGAAGAAATAAATTGGTCATAGTTCTATTGTCCATGGCTAATTTCTTTACTGGATGTGGCTACTCTTTGCTGGCTCCATTTTTCCCACAAGAG GCAGAGTATAAAGGTGTCTCCACAACAGTTACAGGATTAATTTTCAGCCTATTCCAGCTAGTTATCTTTATCTCCTCTCCAATTTATGGAAACTTT CTGACAAGAATTGGtccaaaatttttgtttgtttctggcATATTAGTTGGAGGATCttgttctattttatttgg tatcCTTGATAAAAGTCCATCAGGCTTGCCTTTCATTATCATCTGTTTTGCTTGCCGAAGTGTCGAAGCATTAGGACTCTCGGCTTTAATAACCTCATCTTTAGCAATCATCTCAAATGAATTTCCAAAACATGTAGCGACTGTTTTT gGTTTTTTGGAAACATCTAATGGTATAGGTCTAATGGCTGGACCAGCTATAGGTGGATTTCTTTATGAG GCTGGTGGCTACGGTTTACCTTTCTTTGTGATTGGCGGTGCAGTTTTAGCTACTGGCATGCTGATGTTTTTCATTCTACCAGTTCCACATG atGGTAATTTTGAAAGAAAAGGCAGCCTATTGAAATTATTGATGAGTCCTATTGTATGGTTTTCTTCAATCGGCATATTAGCCAGTAGTATAGCCATTGTGTACCTTGATCCAATTTTTGCTAATTATTTGGAAAAG ttCAATTTATCCACATCTACAATAGGCTTGATATTTGTCATAGCACCTGGCCTTTATGGATTAACATCACCTCTATGGGGCTATATTAGTGACAGAACA GGATATAATCCTCCAATGATAATTCTTGGCAACTTAATGTGTGGAATAGCATTTCTTCTGATAGGACCAGCTCCATTTCTGTCTTTCTTACCagt CAAGTTGTGGGTCATTATTATTGGTCTTGTCATCACTGGAACTTTCTTTGGTGCCACTGTTGTGCCTTCTATGAAATGTTTACTGATTGGTGCTTT GGAGGTTGGTTTTGAGGACAACTTGGATACATATGGAGTTGTTTCAGGGCTGTTTGTCTCAGTTTTCTCTATAGG gTCCTTTATAAGTCCAATGATGGCTGGAGTCCTGGTGGATGAAATAGGCTTTAGAAATGGGGCAGTAGTAGTGAGTGGGATAAATTTTTGTGTG ATGATTTTGTCATCTATCTTTTTTACTCTACGTTGGTATAGACGTCCATCCCTTGCTGATGATGTTTATGTAAGATATGACAGTATAGTTCCTCAGGCTATGACGGATGAACgggtagaaatttctttttctgcagagttttctaaaacaaaag ATAGCCATCCTTGA